One stretch of Chryseobacterium fluminis DNA includes these proteins:
- a CDS encoding spinster family MFS transporter has protein sequence MNSEISQHKRLSRTKPNYALLLLTLVFALGLLDRVIFNVLLDPIREEFHLSDTIMGLLSGFAFVAFYSAMTFPIARLADRYNRRNIIVTGLTIWSAMTAFSGLVTNILQLTIARILVGFGESMGSAPGHSLLSDFFPKHERPKAFSIYSGGLHLGILLGYIIAGLIGQMLGWRYAFFFAGVPGLLLALIIRLTMKEPIRGSSEEHYELKGLKIPLRTAVKDIFRQPSYRLVLIATTMGAFVIYAFSTWEATFLRRIYHFDGIQIGLIVGTVKGGTGLAGAFLGGWLCNTCGKKNYRYILQIPAIATFLCAASSLIFLFSDNSTMAIIGLGITTFFLAFHIGVAWGVAQTVTRVEVRTLAAAILTISCNLIGHGLGSSVPGFFNDLLSETYHVNAIRYSLLSATGVALLSGLIYWRASHHIEKDINSLSEQRKVTPTF, from the coding sequence ATGAATTCTGAAATCTCACAGCATAAAAGGTTGAGTAGAACTAAGCCTAACTATGCACTCCTACTGTTAACCTTAGTTTTCGCATTAGGTTTATTAGATCGAGTTATCTTTAATGTACTTTTAGATCCCATCCGGGAAGAGTTTCACTTATCAGATACTATTATGGGACTATTATCTGGATTTGCGTTTGTTGCTTTTTACTCTGCAATGACTTTTCCTATAGCGCGACTTGCAGATCGCTATAACAGAAGAAATATTATTGTGACCGGTCTTACGATTTGGAGTGCAATGACTGCTTTTAGTGGTTTGGTAACAAATATACTCCAACTTACCATCGCACGGATCCTTGTTGGTTTTGGGGAATCCATGGGCTCTGCACCGGGACATTCTCTTTTATCTGACTTTTTTCCAAAACATGAACGTCCTAAAGCATTCAGTATCTATTCTGGTGGACTTCATCTGGGAATATTACTGGGATATATCATTGCCGGACTTATTGGACAGATGCTGGGGTGGAGGTACGCATTCTTTTTTGCCGGGGTTCCAGGACTTCTGCTGGCTTTAATTATCCGACTAACCATGAAAGAGCCTATACGTGGTAGTTCAGAAGAGCATTATGAACTGAAAGGACTGAAAATACCACTTCGTACCGCAGTTAAAGATATATTTCGTCAACCGAGTTACCGTCTTGTTTTAATCGCAACTACGATGGGTGCTTTTGTCATTTATGCATTCAGCACATGGGAAGCTACATTTCTTAGGAGAATTTATCACTTTGATGGAATACAGATAGGCCTTATTGTGGGAACAGTAAAGGGAGGAACTGGTCTGGCAGGAGCTTTTCTCGGAGGTTGGCTTTGTAATACTTGTGGCAAAAAAAACTATAGGTATATTTTGCAAATTCCTGCGATAGCAACATTTTTATGTGCAGCTTCTTCTCTCATCTTTCTATTTTCAGATAACTCAACAATGGCGATTATAGGCCTCGGTATTACCACATTCTTTCTAGCCTTTCATATTGGAGTTGCCTGGGGAGTTGCTCAAACTGTTACCCGAGTAGAAGTACGTACATTAGCCGCAGCTATATTGACTATCTCATGCAACCTTATAGGCCATGGATTGGGGAGTTCTGTTCCTGGTTTTTTTAATGATCTCTTATCAGAAACTTATCATGTAAATGCAATACGGTATTCATTACTGTCTGCTACGGGAGTTGCCCTGCTTTCAGGACTAATCTATTGGAGAGCGTCTCACCATATAGAAAAAGATATTAATAGCCTGTCAGAACAAAGAAAAGTAACTCCCACTTTTTAA
- a CDS encoding fumarylacetoacetate hydrolase family protein — MKLLMFTSGSSEPKFGAFVRGKIIDLNEIANLAGLSLPTSLQESLKSAAGLSDAEKVIQYSEEHWDDLPEYTIWNENQIQWLPIISSPEKIICVGLNYKHHIMEMNREMPKAPVLFAKMATTLNGHKQPVPYADVSDSLDFEAELAVVIGKKGKNIKKQNAMEYVVGYSCFNDVTVREYQFRTVQWMQGKNFDGHGPIGPMLVTPNEIKDLSSSKILLRLNGEIMQESFIGDLIFDVPTLIEVISAIMTLNPGDIIATGTPSGVGFGRNPKVFMQRGDVVEVEITDVGILENTIK, encoded by the coding sequence ATGAAATTACTTATGTTTACCAGTGGTTCATCAGAGCCAAAATTCGGAGCTTTTGTTCGGGGAAAGATTATTGACCTCAATGAAATTGCGAATCTAGCAGGGCTTAGTCTCCCTACGTCATTACAGGAGTCTTTAAAAAGTGCCGCCGGACTATCGGATGCAGAAAAAGTTATACAATATTCAGAAGAACATTGGGATGACCTGCCTGAATATACTATTTGGAACGAAAATCAGATTCAATGGTTGCCTATAATAAGTTCACCTGAAAAAATTATATGTGTAGGACTTAATTATAAGCATCATATCATGGAAATGAATCGTGAGATGCCTAAAGCTCCAGTATTATTTGCCAAAATGGCTACTACATTAAATGGTCACAAGCAGCCTGTTCCTTATGCAGATGTATCCGATTCATTGGATTTTGAAGCTGAATTGGCAGTAGTTATTGGAAAAAAAGGGAAAAATATAAAAAAACAGAATGCGATGGAATATGTAGTCGGATATTCTTGTTTTAATGATGTAACGGTACGTGAATATCAGTTTCGGACAGTCCAATGGATGCAGGGCAAAAATTTTGATGGACACGGACCGATAGGACCTATGCTTGTCACTCCAAACGAAATAAAAGACCTTTCCTCATCAAAAATCCTGTTGCGCTTAAATGGAGAAATTATGCAAGAATCTTTTATTGGTGATCTCATTTTTGATGTTCCGACCCTAATTGAGGTAATCTCAGCAATTATGACCTTAAATCCCGGAGACATTATTGCAACAGGAACTCCTTCCGGGGTCGGATTTGGAAGGAACCCTAAAGTATTCATGCAGAGGGGTGATGTCGTGGAAGTAGAGATTACCGATGTTGGTATATTAGAAAATACTATAAAATAA
- a CDS encoding cupin domain-containing protein, producing the protein MEQDVLPLQPTPAAVPWLWKWDELYQLAAMAGKLIELEDGGDRRALGLSNPGLNGKPYATETLWMALQWLNGKEIAPPHRHIAQASRFIIQSEGSYSTVEGNRIFLERGDFVLNPPLLWHDHGSINNNHAIWLDALDIPVTNYLNANFFESHYLDKQKVTKKINASVLKYGNGNYRPLWEDPINEYPPVSVYKWKETLKALNGLKEADEACPYDDLALEYVNSFNGNSSMKTFGASIQLIRPKIHTKAHRHVSSNVYYIFEGSGYSVIDGVRFNWSEGDFLVIPTWAYHEHCNTSESTDAILFSVSDRPLMQAMDKYRQEPLKENDGHQIVHSVFTGNL; encoded by the coding sequence GTGGAACAAGATGTATTACCATTGCAGCCAACCCCGGCAGCTGTTCCCTGGCTTTGGAAATGGGATGAACTCTATCAGCTGGCAGCCATGGCAGGCAAACTGATTGAACTTGAAGATGGCGGAGATCGTCGTGCCTTGGGTCTAAGTAACCCCGGTCTTAATGGAAAACCCTATGCTACTGAAACTTTATGGATGGCACTGCAGTGGCTTAATGGAAAGGAGATAGCTCCACCACACCGTCATATCGCACAGGCCTCACGATTTATTATCCAAAGTGAAGGTTCTTATAGTACAGTGGAAGGAAACAGAATATTTTTGGAAAGGGGAGATTTTGTCCTTAACCCTCCCTTACTATGGCATGACCATGGTTCCATCAATAATAACCATGCTATCTGGCTGGATGCGCTGGATATACCTGTAACAAATTATCTGAATGCTAATTTCTTTGAGTCTCATTATTTAGACAAGCAGAAAGTAACTAAAAAAATAAACGCATCGGTATTAAAATATGGTAATGGAAATTACCGCCCTCTATGGGAAGACCCTATTAATGAATACCCTCCAGTTTCAGTATATAAATGGAAAGAAACTTTAAAAGCTCTTAACGGCCTTAAAGAAGCTGACGAAGCTTGTCCTTATGATGATCTGGCATTGGAATACGTTAATTCATTCAATGGCAATTCCTCAATGAAAACTTTTGGAGCTTCCATCCAATTAATACGTCCGAAAATACACACCAAAGCACACCGCCATGTATCCAGCAACGTTTATTATATTTTTGAAGGAAGCGGATATTCGGTAATTGACGGAGTTCGGTTTAACTGGTCTGAAGGAGACTTCCTGGTTATTCCTACCTGGGCCTATCATGAACATTGTAATACTTCAGAAAGTACAGATGCTATTTTATTTTCTGTAAGTGATCGTCCTTTAATGCAGGCAATGGACAAATACCGACAAGAACCCCTTAAGGAGAATGATGGTCATCAAATAGTCCATAGCGTTTTTACGGGGAATTTATAA
- a CDS encoding DinB family protein: MKNTKQLTLQEIKNALQSTQENFLKLSSQSLLIEKLYTKPSPAEWSCGIVLWHIGEARTFFANEIEKVLHHTDLPIGRTMDDPVRLANIKEADIVQPSIDKILDRLEKSYSKVTTIFKNLKPSDLEIEIQHMNPKFGLMKLVDFIDHFIVEHDHIHLAQIDRILKQIR; the protein is encoded by the coding sequence ATGAAAAATACTAAACAACTGACTTTGCAAGAGATTAAAAATGCTCTTCAAAGCACACAAGAAAACTTCTTAAAGCTCTCCAGCCAATCGCTTCTTATAGAAAAGTTATATACCAAACCCTCACCTGCAGAATGGTCTTGCGGTATTGTACTCTGGCATATTGGAGAAGCACGCACTTTCTTTGCCAATGAAATTGAAAAAGTATTACATCATACTGATTTGCCCATAGGAAGAACAATGGATGATCCGGTTCGGTTAGCAAATATCAAAGAAGCTGATATTGTTCAGCCTTCAATAGACAAAATCCTGGATCGCTTAGAAAAAAGTTATTCTAAAGTTACTACAATATTCAAAAATTTAAAACCTTCCGATCTTGAGATAGAAATTCAGCATATGAATCCCAAGTTTGGCTTAATGAAATTAGTAGACTTCATCGACCATTTTATCGTTGAGCATGATCATATTCATTTAGCACAGATTGATAGAATCCTGAAGCAAATTCGTTAA
- a CDS encoding PadR family transcriptional regulator, translating to MSMLEIAPMTGYEIAQNLSTSVVPFWSATASQIYNALKSMKENNLVETQNNIRGKNECGAVYTHSDRQKRT from the coding sequence ATGTCAATGTTAGAAATCGCACCTATGACGGGCTATGAGATTGCTCAGAACTTGAGTACGTCGGTAGTTCCTTTCTGGAGTGCAACTGCCAGCCAGATCTACAATGCCCTCAAAAGTATGAAGGAAAATAATCTGGTGGAAACACAAAATAATATCAGGGGAAAAAATGAATGTGGAGCAGTATATACTCACTCCGATCGGCAGAAAAGAACTTGA